Proteins encoded in a region of the Leishmania panamensis strain MHOM/PA/94/PSC-1 chromosome 7 sequence genome:
- a CDS encoding electron transfer flavoprotein-ubiquinone oxidoreductase, putative (TriTrypDB/GeneDB-style sysID: LpmP.07.0640): MLRWTSRYLCAAAAAAGSEVHRDIEEFAVVVVGGGPSGLSAAIRLKQLAGDQKDSFRVGLIEKGSEIGAHTLSGACVEPHGLDELLPGWREQEGSIFSNMTPVTTDAFHVLTGPSRSLKMPWLPSTLHNRGNYITSLGGVCKWLGEQAEALGVEIYPGFAAADVVVDEATGAVTGVQLNDRGVDKKGRQTAQYEPGMIFRAKQTIFAEGCRGSCTKKLERRFGLRTADNPQTFGLGIKEVWEVPKERHHPGTVMHTVGWPTTDKGHDNTYGGAFLYHYGDSLISCGYVVGLDYSNPYCRPYMEMQKWKTHDLIREQLEGGRPILYGARTLVEGGFSALPKLHFPGGVLVGDCAGFLNLPKIKGTHTAMKSGMLAAEAVYEDAFKGGKEEAASGVECKSYDDYFRSSWLYKELYTVRNVRQSFHKSFTWGMVYTGITSLLVKGREPWTLQHSTPDNLSLKPAKDCVEIKYPKPDGVLTFDLLTNHSRSGTAHNADQPCHLCLKDPKVAEEVNLKKYAGPEARFCPAGVYEFVNDRLVINAQNCLHCKACDIKDPTQNINWTVPEGGGGPNYQSQM, encoded by the coding sequence ATGCTGCGCTGGACTTCGCGCTATttgtgtgccgccgccgcggctgcggggTCTGAGGTGCACCGCGACATTGAGGAATTcgccgttgtcgtcgtcggcggcggtcCCTCGGGGCTTTCGGCTGCCATTCGGCTGAAGCAGCTCGCCGGGGACCAGAAGGACTCTTTCCGCGTCGGCCTCATCGAGAAGGGAAGCGAGATCGGCGCCCACACGCTCTCCGGCGCCTGCGTGGAGCCGCACGGGTTGGATGAGTTACTGCCCGGGTGGCGTGAGCAGGAGGGCTCTATTTTTTCCAACATGACACCCGTCACGACCGACGCCTTCCATGTCCTGACAGGGCCGTCACGTAGTCTCAAGATGCCGTGGCTGCCCTCAACGCTGCACAATCGCGGCAACTACATCACATCCCTCGGTGGCGTGTGCAAGTGGCTTGGTGAGCAGGCTGAGGCACTCGGAGTCGAGATCTACCCAGGCTTTGCGGCGGCGGACGTTGTGGTTGACGAGGCCACTGGCGCCGTGACGGGGGTGCAGCTGAATGACAGGGGTGTGGACAAGAAGGGCAGGCAAACGGCGCAGTACGAGCCTGGTATGATCTTCCGCGCAAAGCAGACCATCTTTGCCGAGGGCTGCCGTGGCTCCTGCACCAAGAAGTTAGAGAGGCGCTTTGGGCTGCGCACCGCCGACAACCCACAAACATTCGGACTCGGCATCAAGGAGGTGTGGGAGGTGCCTAAGGAGCGGCATCACCCAGGCACTGTCATGCACACGGTGGGGTGGCCGACGACGGATAAGGGACACGACAACACCTACGGCGGCGCCTTCCTCTATCACTACGGCGACAGCCTCATTTCGTGCGGCTACGTGGTGGGCCTTGACTACTCAAACCCTTACTGCCGACCGTACATGGAGATGCAGAAGTGGAAGACGCACGACCTCATTcgggagcagctggagggcGGCCGTCCGATCCTGTACGGTGCGCGTACGTTGGTTGAGGGCGGCTTTAGCGCACTACCAAAGCTGCACTTCCCCGGGGGCGTGCTAGTGGGTGACTGTGCTGGCTTCTTGAACCTGCCGAAGATCAAGGGCACGCACACGGCCATGAAGTCTGGCATGCTGGCCGCCGAAGCCGTCTACGAGGACGCCTTCAAGGgcggcaaggaggaggcggccaGCGGCGTGGAGTGCAAGAGCTACGACGACTACTTCCGCAGTAGCTGGCTGTACAAAGAGCTCTACACAGTGCGCAATGTTCGGCAGAGCTTCCACAAGAGCTTCACATGGGGCATGGTCTACACCGGCATCACCTCGCTTCTGGTGAAAGGCCGCGAGCCCTGGACACTtcagcacagcacaccagACAACTTGTCTCTGAAACCAGCGAAGGACTGCGTGGAAATTAAGTACCCGAAGCCGGATGGCGTGCTCACCTTTGACCTGTTGACCAACCACAGCCGTAGTGGGACGGCTCACAATGCTGACCAGCCCTGCCATCTGTGCCTCAAGGACCCCAAGGTTGCCGAAGAGGTGAATCTGAAGAAGTACGCTGGGCCGGAGGCGCGCTTCTGCCCGGCTGGCGTGTATGAGTTTGTCAATGATAGGCTAGTCATTAACGCGCAGAATTGCCTCCACTGCAAAGCCTGCGACATTAAGGACCCGACGCAGAACATCAACTGGACGGTGCCtgagggcggtggtggcccCAACTATCAGAGCCAAATGTAA
- a CDS encoding hypothetical protein (TriTrypDB/GeneDB-style sysID: LpmP.07.0630), which yields MSIHSVLRRGCRSGQQRCSLLWRFSVTVLVLAILASVATQAVLDEVESNASEHPADTFGNETNSVVAQAPAVHINAFHVLSADDKLTPASAVPQHHDDAALGAPKSSLSQQGHYEQATKRATELHTDSVPADRKAGTSSPLPSEAFTEESVRVARDWPEQPLPQQDVPSQVPLNSTLYSGEEENWQHEQQHQATEPTASAPSLMCTDDTDVPYVGDAHAAPPATEPATVSNNHAGITAAAADAAQGWEASPPPPHEDVTTPAQPDEPSAFDKDTPSTPAWKERDSSASPQPRTEDRLPFQRDGRDPHEDQQSAALDHDARTTPQSGPGWEVTKRQQEAAAEAAHQETPPASTANAAPASPEAPTAQRTSEELHQAWAGEAHEEVGGEVSSDSPSVLEAQEQQLPEHHDEHQQWTEGGGVQGDGATHGAEATTADDGVLTGTSGGLAKEVWPAEAPLPEAELTAEEHAATAEVPETDRSVSLFATADVASDVPVSPEESGEAAAYVQATEDQVEPGDAASATDADTIRDGKGAATQFWEGPDDTAAAETGFTEGAESSVRESAADVGNADGDELNKEREGFAPSSTASAAITTPCSSTDTPYHPWEHHVLHPRSPPPSRLALSYLYYHALEALYVDENVTLFVQRARDVAPYGHARLNWLLGVLHAYGVGVPRSERDALMYYSFAAMEAVPEAHMALGYRYKLGLGVVESCESALAHYREAADAVAMTYDGTAAASDSGVTPMAAGAKTIGSGRGSRSGSTSFFAYRDDAAASDVRKQRRLDLISLKYQADIGDVDAILTLGYLLLKGDYQVARDGRRAATYFKAAAEQGSARAQGALGQLYMAGDSSITPPLRPDLRRALHHFRLGALQNDALSLNGIGFLHAIGYLHQDQRHGAADTNSHATDESDVDDKSAAPPLNGPPDFVTAAQYFYRSHCAEGLYNLGVLFLHGRGVVLDKKQARRLFERAAKQGSVLAQWQLANMLSEVAEDSRGIPAAECERALALYQRTASFGTWQHRAPGNHRSGGGAAVGSDNANVQPQRQRHGDAAKKMGINGDGDAQLLRETRDRHVSSHDGSRGQDDDGGAANHLGGFVRPRSEAEYQVLLAGILDRLHAVEESLVSSDEGEGPTTVSLASFVELLSLTETGDAVSPWVAAQYVDEYLEVADTTLPDGRHVGKAGAVPLLWPSPSTPAGTPQYLSGEAAASELLYHLLQRTVLHHTHTHATLGAAYLRLGNFYYYGESPLYGVNMERALAYYRIAGDQHHNAQALFNVGFMYQLGLHKAPRVTRVVGGMSAQEVAGRPDVLRHYTSVPTGAEWMVHSNPPEYLVASPAFYLAVKAAANAWDRTSADPMARGVDVYLSWKYYTASLRQEERGWMAVQFALLILNVQWSLRHFGISGLLPQSSAFTSPSASSSTSADSTFSLDEVGMNGVDVPLSTGVGGAHWAHQDRLAALQGPLGMLTAMLQVMWSHVKRSAVGAAKAMLSWYELLENAMLYGAIFVAVIGLLVRHHVA from the coding sequence ATGAGCATCCACAGCGTCTTGCGTCgaggctgccgcagcggtcagcagcggtgcagtcTTCTCTGGAGGTTTTCGGTCACCGTCTTGGTGCTCGCCATACTCGCAAGCGTTGCCACACAAGCTGTTCTGGACGAAGTGGAGAGTAATGCTTCAGAGCATCCGGCGGACACCTTTGGCAATGAAACGAACAGTGTGGTGGCTCAGGCCCCAGCGGTACATATAAACGCATTCCATGTGCTATCCGCGGATGACAAGCTCACGCCGGCCAGTGCTGTACCGCAGCACCACGATGACGCAGCACTGGGAGCACCAAAGTCCTCACTCAGCCAGCAGGGGCACTACGAGCAAGCTACGAAGCGCGCTACTGAGCTGCACACGGACTCAGTGCCAGCAGACAGGAAAGCCGGaacttcttctcccctcccatCAGAGGCCTTCACGGAGGAGTCCGTCCGGGTAGCACGTGACTGGCccgagcagccgctgccgcaacaAGATGTGCCGAGCCAAGTGCCGCTGAACAGCACCCTGTAcagcggcgaagaagagaactGGCAGCATGAGCAGCAACATCAGGCGACAGAGCCGACGGCCAGCGCCCCATCACTTATGTGCACAGACGACACGGATGTTCCCTACGTGGGTGATGCGCATGCCGCACCTCCGGCTACAGAGCCTGCCACTGTTTCCAACAACCATGCTGGTAtaaccgccgccgctgctgatgcggcgcAGGGATGGGAagcttcaccaccaccaccacatgaGGACGTTACTACACCAGCGCAGCCAGATGAGCCATCCGCGTTCGATAAGGATACCCCTTCCACTCCTGCGTGGAAAGAAAGGGATTCATCTGCATCGCCGCAACCACGGACAGAGGATCGGTTGCCTTTCCAGAGGGATGGCCGAGATCCGCATGAAGACCAGCAGAGCGCCGCGTTGGACCATGACGCGCGCACCACTCCGCAAAGTGGGCCTGGATGGGAGGTGACGAAGAGACAGCAGGAGGCTGCCGCGGAGGCCGCACATCAGGAAACCCCACCAGCGTCTACAGCCAACGCAGCACCCGCTTCGCCTGAAGCGCCCACGGCGCAGAGGACTTCAGAAGAGCTGCACCAGGCATGGGCCGGTGAAGCTCACGAGGAAGTGGGCGGCGAGGTGTCATCAGACTCCCCTTCtgtgctggaggcgcaggagCAACAGCTGCCGGAGCACCATGACGAGCACCAGCAGTGGACGGAGGGCGGGGGAGTTCAGGGCGATGGTGCGACGCATGGCGCAGAAGCCACTACAGCGGATGATGGGGTTCTCACCGGCACGTCGGGCGGCTTGGCGAAGGAGGTGTGGCCCGCAGAAGCGCCACTGCCTGAAGCGGAGTTGACGGCAGAGGAGCACGCTGCAACTGCGGAGGTGCCTGAAACTGATCGTTCTGTATCGCTgttcgccaccgccgatgTCGCTAGCGATGTGCCGGTGTCTCCTGAGGAGAGCGGTGAGGCTGCAGCCTATGTGCAAGCGACAGAGGACCAGGTTGAGCCCGGTGATGCTGCTTCTGCCACCGATGCCGACACTATCAGGgatgggaagggggcggCCACGCAGTTTTGGGAAGGACCGGATgatactgctgctgctgagactGGCTTCACggagggggcagagagcTCCGTCAGAGAGTCTGCCGCTGATGTGGGGAATGCCGATGGTGATGAGCTGaacaaagaaagggaagggtTTGCGCCTTCTTCAACAGCCTCTGCCGCAATCACCACGCCCTGTagcagcaccgacacgccGTATCATCCTTGGGAGCACCACGTGCTGCACCCTCGATCCCCACCCCCGTCGCGACTTGCTCTCTCCTACCTCTACTACCacgcgctggaggcgctctACGTGGATGAGAACGTGACGCTTTTCGTTCAGCGAGCCCGTGACGTGGCGCCGTACGGACATGCACGGCTGAACTGGCTTCTCGGTGTGCTGCATGCCTACGGCGTCGGCGTCCCGCGCAGCGAGCGGGATGCACTCATGTATTACTCCTTCGCCGCTATGGAGGCGGTACCTGAGGCGCACATGGCGCTCGGGTACCGCTACAAGCTCGGCCTCGGGGTTGTGGAGAGCTGCGAGAGCGCGCTGGCGCACTACCGCGAGGCAGCGGACGCGGTGGCTATGACGTacgacggcactgctgctgcctccgacAGTGGTGTGACACCGATGGCCGCTGGCGCCAAGACGattggcagcggcaggggcagTCGCAGCGGTTCAACGTCTTTCTTTGCCTACcgcgacgacgctgccgcgTCTGACGTGCGCAAGCAGCGCCGGCTGGATCTTATCAGCCTCAAGTATCAGGCCGACATCGGCGACGTGGATGCGATCCTCACACTAGGGTACTTGCTCCTCAAGGGTGACTATCAGGTGGCGCGCGATGGCCGTCGCGCCGCCACCTACTTCAAGGCCGCTGCCGAACAGGGCAGTGCACGAGCGCAGGGTGCTCTGGGTCAGCTGTACATGGCTGGTGACTCATCCATCACCCCACCACTGCGGCCTGACCTGCGGAGGGCCCTCCACCACTTCCGCCTAGGCGCTCTGCAGAACGATGCTCTGTCCCTGAACGGGATAGGCTTCCTCCACGCTATTGGGTACCTCCATCAAGACCAGCGCCATGGCGCGGCCGACACCAACAGCCACGCCACTGACGAGTCAGACGTTGACGACAAgtctgcggcgccgccgttgaACGGGCCGCCGGACTtcgtgacggcggcgcagtacTTCTACCGCAGCCACTGCGCTGAGGGGCTGTACAACCTCGGCGTCCTTTTTCTGCACGGCCGCGGGGTGGTGCTAGACAAGAAgcaggcgcgccgcctcttcgAAAGGGCGGCGAAGCAAGGCAGCGTActggcgcagtggcagctgGCAAACATGCTGAGCGAGGTCGCCGAGGACAGTAGAGGCATACCAGCGGCAGAGTGTGAGCGGGCACTAGCGCTGTATCAGCGCACCGCGTCCTTTGGCACTTGGCAGCACCGCGCGCCCGGCAACCACCGTtcgggtggcggtgccgctgtcggTTCTGACAATGCAAatgtgcagccgcagcggcagcgtcatggTGATGCGGCGAAGAAGATGGGAATCAACGGAGACGGTGACGCACAACTGTTGAGGGAGACGAGGGACAGGCACGTGTCTTCCCACGACGGCAGCCGGGGCCaggacgatgacggcggcgctgccaacCATCTTGGCGGGTTTGTGCGACCGCGGTCGGAGGCGGAGTATCAAGTGCTGCTCGCCGGCATTCTCGACCGCCTGCACGCTGTGGAGGAGTCTTTGGTGTCGTCGGACGAAGGTGAAGGGCCCACCACTGTGTCGTTGGCCTCCTTTGTCGAGCTTCTCAGCCTGACTGAGACGGGCGACGCAGTCTCTCCGTGGGTGGCCGCCCAGTACGTAGATGAATACCTCGAGGTCGCGGACACGACACTGCCGGATGGCAGACATGTCGGCAAGGCCGGTGCGGTCCCTCTGTTGTGGCCTTCGCCCTCCACGCCAGCAGGGACTCCTCAGTACCTCTCcggcgaggcggccgccAGCGAGCTGCTCTACCATCTACTGCAGCGCACCGTGCTgcatcacacgcacacgcacgccacgCTCGGGGCTGCGTATCTGCGACTCGGCAATTTCTACTATTATGGGGAGTCCCCCCTGTACGGGGTGAACATGGAGCGTGCACTGGCGTACTACCGCATCGCAGGTGATCAGCATCACAATGCACAGGCACTCTTCAACGTGGGCTTCATGTACCAGCTGGGTCTGCATAAAGCTCCTCGCGTGACGCGGGTGGTGGGAGGCATGTCCGCCCAGGAGGTGGCAGGGCGTCCTGACGTGCTGCGGCACTACACCAGCGTCCCCACAGGGGCTGAATGGATGGTGCACTCGAACCCGCCCGAGTACCTGGTAGCATCACCGGCCTTCTACTTAGCTGTCAAGGCCGCGGCAAACGCGTGGGACCGCACCAGCGCGGACCCGATGGCGCGCGGCGTTGATGTGTACCTTTCGTGGAAGTACTACACGGCGTCACTCAGGCAAGAGGAGCGGGGCTGGATGGCAGTGCAGTTTGCCTTGCTGATTCTCAACGTGCAGTGGTCTCTGCGGCACTTTGGCATCTCTGGGCTGCTACCGCAGTCGTCAGCGTTCACGTCACCCTCCGCTTCGTCCTCGACTTCAGCTGACTCGACGTTCTCCCTGGATGAGGTAGGGATGAATGGCGTTGATGTCCCCCTATCGACCGGCGTGGGGGGTGCCCATTGGGCGCACCAGGACAGGCTCGCCGCTCTTCAGGGGCCATTGGGCATGCTGACTGCCATGCTTCAAGTTATGTGGAGCCACGTCAAGAGGAGCGCAGTGGGCGCTGCGAAGGCGATGTTATCGTGGTACGAGCTGTTGGAGAACGCGATGCTGTACGGCGCCATCTTCGTGGCTGTTATTGGGCTGCTGGTTCGACACCACGTGGCATAA
- a CDS encoding hypothetical protein (TriTrypDB/GeneDB-style sysID: LpmP.07.0650) encodes MLSCFFGAELKPDGVPMSFAIPKGTSLVITQCAVTSMVPPPLPPQQSTDAGASSSLTAKAYSPVTLCVQGHGLPTRFAVCSLSPEQRITYCPLQLLFSKAVSFVLVPQTGSTAAADAPLSSSPALQVGKKTGRSQKHHKNASGAHGAGAEAAAVYPTVHLTGYYERPADEDEDSSGMAMNFMETSDDEENDDSSDAA; translated from the coding sequence ATGCTGAGCTGCTTCTTTGGGGCTGAGCTGAAGCCCGATGGAGTCCCGATGAGCTTCGCCATCCCGAAGGGGACGTCGCTTGTCATCACACAGTGCGCCGTCACGAGTatggtgccgccaccgctgccaccgcagcagtcgaCGGACGCTGGGGCGTCTTCGTCACTGACGGCCAAGGCGTACAGCCCTGTTACACTGTGCGTGCAGGGACATGGCCTGCCCACTCGATTTGCCGTCTGTTCCTTGTCCCCGGAGCAGAGGATCACGTACTGCCCCTtgcagcttctcttctctaAGGCGGTGTCATTTGTGCTCGTGCCACAAACTGGAtctacggctgctgctgacgcgccGTTGTCATCCTCACCTGCTCTGCAGGTAGGGAAGAAGACGGGGCGGAGTCAGAAGCACCACAAGAACGCATCAGGCGCTCATGGCGCTGGCGCcgaagctgccgctgtctATCCGACGGTGCACCTGACGGGCTACTACGAGCGTCCCgcggacgaggacgaggacagTAGTGGCATGGCCATGAACTTCATGGAGACAAGTGATGACGAGGAGAATGACGATTCATCCGATGCTGCGTAG
- a CDS encoding hypothetical protein (TriTrypDB/GeneDB-style sysID: LpmP.07.0620), which translates to MSAPPASLSRAPDSPTVASELTFASQEGLPTALAVSDAAVSTTVAAHTMASSSHAQVDSKERLLLRRQQKPVVFSRQWRRHLFNATASSSLPLTSSKPIASSTVEDALQGHRQSIGRRTHGCVSESGADRVSNEEDDDNEDGASPFGNASIIKLSRTEDREGVPGRLPAVPPSSESDDGENRLSLESSSTMHATAVEALEGSHNGVTLQSSGAPTRRQRHQLRQRAQEEREHHRVRRHMAGYDPDFLSRQESQLHVNKKCGSSEESEAEDEGSGEYSSEETAYSASSTAESESLTSLSEAGGDEKAEEAEEDGDTNDDLLGSSAPAPHEGHTVVSGGGLCAAERTEHERHQHAQYKGSTVTPPPLIGDAHNGGSGTVSTSARSLFFQSFFFACHEIRLHPSGCHHTLVGLQDSVTIKGPCGIIGFGLGEVSVSGFYLGRKQLTLWHEEHRAVLMPMKRLKTRHAQDMELPQWPRVPAPAWPPGGLSTAAAAEPSRRTDVGDVLGHPLNPLYYRGVCAASGIRKSAVLIGVSAVTAAPGTGEPDEEEEEAFLQSLQWGCESVFGEVDWDWVEATVQSWRSLFSNQLPPILLILQPPSSLRRHADEGPTRRFYLTRKRGRQYGTASGKAERNTKGGGALQDAAAAAPSSAYMDIPSFVAHRSEPSVDLALVPSIVPSIAAQGCGSVMVLGSANIGKSTLCRYLANTLLSQHGLCYWLDLDVGQPEFGVPGQLTLSVLRRPLLRAHDASCAQVVSAFFVGGSTAAQCPLTAANALAAVCAQAREVSKAHPVVVNTHGWVLQTGRRISVEALRRLRPRQVIHLYKAQEELWAQDTAALLDPRNGLNAEVVQRRFLVRHRNASSAAAAVGGERADKPAAGSKKRKIKGAPPSSTAPSALLLCRLPYPYTHEEAVQQAGSSDRESPVSPPTTAKAHKWCGQVHSVRVQREDTYSSIARIKAMKGSRGRQQRWETYFSALFRHYVGSTTSGAKAASKDSSPVEDEAETTLLEAPLSALHSIVLAERDEKLGDVHLAGPALPSSSSAEVTSPVTASVAAQQRQTRQTHAEVAAALEHAVVAVLFHARPSAAAAHGQSNGGERWCVVRSLASLQNGFPVSCYGVVESCEQELLHGVDAAQYENGASSSGGDSALAGWIRVRVPLRPSVVAAMLSIPEAGLADVTAKWSTNVSIAYSAALRSDTAFADTWR; encoded by the coding sequence ATgtcagcgccacctgcgTCCCTTTCGCGGGCACCGGACTCTCCCACCGTGGCGTCTGAGCTCACATTTGCATCCCAAGAAGGCCTTCCTACCGCCCTCGCGGTCAGTGATGCGGCTGTTtcgacgacggtggcggcccACACGatggccagcagcagccacgcgcAGGTTGACAGCAAAGAGCGGCTATTGCTGCGGAGACAGCAGAAGCCGGTGGTCTTCTCGCGTCAGTGGCGTCGACATCTCTTCAACGCTACCGCCTCGTCGTCATTGCCTTTGACGTCCAGTAAGCCGATTGCCAGCTCTACCGTCGAGGACGCGCTGCAAGGTCACCGCCAGAGCATTGGCCGGCGTACGCAcgggtgtgtgagtgagagTGGCGCAGACCGCGTCTCTAACGAGGAAGACGATGATAACGAGGATGGCGCATCCCCCTTTGGCAATGCGAGTATCATCAAGCTCAGCCGCACCGAGGACAGAGAAGGTGTGCCTGGCAGACTTCCAGCGGTGCCGCCAAGCAGTGAGTCCGACGATGGCGAGAACCGACTCAGCCTGGAATCATCATCCACGATGCACGCTACGGCTGTTGAGGCACTGGAAGGCAGCCATAACGGTGTGACGCTGCAGTCTTCCGGGGCGCCGacgcgtcggcagcggcaccaactACGGCAGCgggcgcaggaggagcgcgagcaccaccgcgtGCGGCGTCATATGGCTGGATACGATCCTGACTTTCTGAGCCGACAGGAGTCTCAGCTTCACGTGAACAAGAAATGTGGTAGCAGCGAGGAGAGTGAGGCGGAGGACGAGGGGAGTGGCGAGTACTCTTCGGAGGAGACGGCCTACAGCGCATCGTCCACGGCGGAAAGTGAATCGCTCACTTCCCTCAGCGAGGCGGGAGGCGacgagaaggcagaggaggctgAGGAGGATGGAGACACCAATGATGACCTGTTGGGGTCCTCCGCACCTGCGCCGCATGAGGGCCACACTGTGGTCAGTGGCGGCGGGCTCTGCGCTGCGGAGCGTACTGAGCATGAGCGCCATCAGCACGCACAATACAAGGGCAGTACagtgacaccgccgccactgaTCGGCGATGCCcacaacggcggcagcggcacagtcTCTACGAGTgcgcgttctctcttcttccagtctttctttttcgcaTGCCACGAGATCCGCCTGCACCCCAGTGGCTGCCACCACACCCTCGTCGGACTTCAAGACTCTGTCACCATCAAAGGTCCCTGCGGCATCATCGGCTTTGGTCTTGGCGAAGTTTCTGTCAGCGGCTTCTACCTTGGTCGAAAGCAACTGACCCTGTGGCACGAGGAGCACCGAGCAGTGCTGATGCCCATGAAGCGGCTCAAGACGCGGCACGCGCAGGACATGGAGCTGCCTCAGTGGCCTCGCGTGCCGGCGCCTGCGTGGCCCCCCGGAGGCTTATCgacagccgccgctgccgaacCAAGCAGGAGGACGGACGTTGGCGATGTCTTGGGCCATCCACTGAATCCGCTCTACTACCGTGGCGTCTGTGCTGCCTCGGGAATCCGGAAGTCGGCGGTGCTGATTGGCGTTTCAGCAGTGACTGCTGCTCCTGGCACCGGGGAGccggacgaggaggaggaggaggccttCCTGCAGTCACTGCAGTGGGGCTGCGAGTCTGTGTTTGGGGAGGTGGACTGGGACTGGGTGGAGGCGACAGTGCAGAGCTGGCGTAGCCTCTTTTCCAACCAGCTGCCACCAATCCTGCTGATTCTGCAGCCGCCATCCTCCCTGCGCCGGCATGCCGATGAGGGGCCGACGCGGAGGTTTTACCTCACCCGCAAACGGGGCCGTCAGTACGGTACCGCTAGTGGCAAGGCAGAGAGGAAcacaaaggggggaggagcgctgcaggacgccgccgccgctgcaccgtcgAGCGCGTACATGGACATTCCGTCCTTTGTTGCTCACCGCAGCGAGCCGTCTGTCGATCTCGCCCTCGTACCGAGCATTGTGCCGTCGATCGCAGCGCAGGGCTGCGGCTCTGTCATGGTGCTGGGCTCCGCGAACATCGGCAAGTCGACGCTGTGCCGATACTTGGCAAATACCCTACTCAGTCAGCACGGGCTTTGCTACTGGCTGGATCTCGATGTAGGGCAGCCTGAGTTTGGCGTCCCGGGTCAGCTGACGCTCTCCGTTCTGCGgcgtccgctgctgcgcgcacaTGACGCGAGCTGCGCTCAGGTTGTCTCAGCTTTCTTCGtgggcggcagcaccgcggcacaATGCCCACTGACCGCGGCGAACGCACTAGCAgccgtgtgtgcgcaggCACGAGAGGTGAGTAAAGCGCATCCTGTAGTGGTGAACACGCATGGCTGGGTGCTTCAGACGGGTCGCCGTATCTCTGTCGAGGCACTGCGCCGTCTGCGACCACGTCAGGTGATTCACCTGTACAAGGCACAGGAGGAGTTATGGGCCCAGGACACGGCAGCTTTGCTGGATCCGCGCAACGGGCTAAACGCCGaagtggtgcagcgccgcttccttGTTCGTCACAGGAATGCcagctctgctgccgcggctgttgGTGGTGAGCGCGCTGATAAACCTGCAGCGGGctcgaagaagaggaagatcAAAGGCGCACCTcccagcagcacggcgccgtCGGCACTGTTGCTCTGTCGTCTCCCGTATCCTTACACCCACGAAGAGGCCGTCCAACAGGCGGGGTCCTCTGACCGCGAGTCACCGGTTTCGCCCCCGACTACTGCGAAGGCGCACAAGTGGTGCGGCCAGGTTCACTCGGTTCGTGTGCAGCGCGAGGACACGTACTCGTCGATTGCCCGCATCAAGGCGATGAAAGGCAGTCgtgggcggcagcagcggtgggagACGTACTTCTCGGCCCTGTTCCGCCATTATgtcggcagcaccacctctggcgcgAAGGCGGCGAGCAAAGACTCGAGCCCGGTGGAAGATGAGGCCGAGACGACCCTCCTCGAGGCACCGCTTTCGGCATTGCACTCGATCGTGCTAGCCGAGCGTGATGAAAAGCTCGGCGATGTGCACCTGGCAGGACCcgcgctgccctcctcgtcttccgcAGAGGTGACATCCCCTGTCACTGCCTCTGTggctgctcagcagcggcaaacCCGGCAAACGCACGCGGAGGTGgccgctgcgctggagcACGCGGTAGTCGCAGTCCTTTTCCACGCTCGCCcctccgctgcggcggcacacGGCCAGTCTAACGGTGGCGAACGGTGGTGTGTCGTGCGCAGTCTTGCCTCCCTTCAAAATGGGTTTCCTGTGTCATGCTACGGTGTTGTGGAGAGCTGCGAGCAGGAGCTCCTGCACGGCGTCGATGCGGCGCAGTACGAGAATGGCGCGAGCTCGTCGGGGGGCGACTCTGCCTTGGCGGGCTGGATTCGCGTCCGTGTACCACTGCGGCCAAGCGTCGTCGCAGCCATGCTCTCTATCCCCGAAGCCGGGCTTGCGGATGTGACCGCCAAGTGGTCCACCAACGTCTCCATCGCCTACAGTGCCGCCCTGCGTAGCGACACCGCCTTTGCCGATACCTGGCGATAA